A stretch of DNA from Oryzomicrobium terrae:
GGAATTCGGTACGGTAGATCTGCCCGGGGGCGAGGTGCTGGGCCTGATCGATGCGGCAGCGTTCCAGGTCCAGGGGATGCACCAGGTCGAAGAATGCCCCCAGCCCCATGGGGAAAGCCTGGTCCGGGTAGCCGAGCAACTCGTAGCAGCGACGGTCCCAGTGCAGGGTGCCCTGGGCCGAATCCCATTCCCACAGGCCATCCTGGACCGCGTCCAGGGTGAGGCGCAGCCGCTCCTCGCTTTCCTGCAGCGCTTGCTGGATGGTGTGCTCCGCCGTGATGTCGTGCAGGTAGCCGTGCCACAGGATGCTACCGTCCGGCTGTCGCTCCGGCTGGGCGAAGCCATGCAGCCAGCGGATGCCGCCGAGGTTGGTCGTCACCCGGTACTTGTCGTCCCAGGGCGTCAGATGCTGGGCCGAGGCGCCGATGGAGGCGCTCACCTGCGCCAGGTCGTCCGGGTGAATGCGCTCGAACACCCGGGCGGCGCTCACGGCCAGCTCGGCGGGGTCCAGTTCGTAGATGTCGGCAATGCCCGGGCTGGCGTAGGGGAAACAGGAACTACCGTCGGGGTCCAGCCGGTACTGGTAGATGGCGCCGGGCACCTGGGTCACCAGCTTGTGCAGGCGCTCGTCCTTGGCCCGTAGCTGGGCCTTGGCCCGCAGGCGGAACAGGAGCAGCCAGGCGATGGCCAAGGTGCCGGCCAGCACCGCGGCGGTACCCACCAGGTTGCGCAGCCGGCCGGTGCGGATCGTCTGGCGTACGCCGGCCAGGGCGGCTTCCTTGTCCAGGCCGACATTGACGATCAAGGGGTAGGCCCGGGCCCGGGTCCAGGCGTAGTAGCGGACGATCCCATCCGTCCGCGCCGCCACTTCGTAGCTCCCCTGGGACTGGTCCTTCAGTTGCAGATAGTTGCGTTGCGGGGCCGTTTTCCCCATCACCTCGTCTTCATCCTTGGAACGGGCCAGGAAGCTGCCGTCCTGGCGCAGCAGGACCACCACATCATTGCCGCTGCCGAATACGGAACGGAAGAAGTTGGAGATGTGGCCCGGTGAGAGGGAGATGACCACCACGCCATCGAAAGCGCCGTTCCGGTGCATGGGGCGGGACAGTTGAATGCTCCACTGGTGCGAGAGCCGCCCCAGCACCGGTTTGCTGATGAACAGGGTGCCGGGGCCGCCGTCGGCATGGACGCGGAAATGCTCCCGGTCGGCGATGTTCGTGGGGTGGCCGGGGGAGCTTGGCAGGGTGGAATAGAGCACCTGGCCGGTCTTGCCGACCACGCTGATCTGGAGAATGGCACCGGGGGGGTAGGCAGCGACGACCGTCTGGGCGGCCTTGTCGAAGCTGGCGGGCGTCTGGTTCTCGTAATCGACGGCCAGTTTTTGGGCCACCACGTCCAGGCCTGTCATCAGGCTTTCCACCTGGGCCAGCAGCGCCTGCGATGTCTGGGTGGCGCGTAGCTGGGTCTGGTGCTCGATATCGTTGACCTGGTGGCGGTAGGTGTCGGTCAACAGCAGCCAGTAGAGGATGCAGCCCAGGAGAACGGCGGCGACCCCCGCCGCGATGCCTGCCAGCGCCGGTCGATCGTTGGGGCGGACAAGGGGGGGCGGGGCAGGGGGCGTGGGAGCGTTCGGAGGCATGGCAAGGTCAGGCGGGTATTCGCGGCGCAGCGAATATTAGTGAAATATAACTTTCGTTATGTCTCTTGGATATCGGAAATTTCACGTTCCGCGGCGGGTGAACCCGTCGGGCCGGACTGTTCGCGTCGCACCGGGCGCCATGGGGAGGGGGGAGGTATGATCTGCGCCTTTACCCCTCTTACCTTTCCGGAGCCTGCCATGATCGTGCGCGACGCCTTCTACATCGACGGACGCTGGGTGCCCCCGTCCGGGAGCGGCACCCAGGAGGTGGTCAATCCGGCCACCGAGCAGCCCCTGGGCCGGGTGCCCCTGGGCGATGCCGCCGATGCCGACGCGGCGGTGCGCGCCGCCCGGGCCGCCTTCCCCGCCTGGAGCCGCACCGCCCCGGCCGAGCGGGGCGCCCTGCTGGCCAAGGTGGCCGCCGGGCTGAAGGCCCGCCAGCAGGAAATCGGCGAACTGATCGCCCGGGAGGTGGGCATGCCCCTCAAGCTGGCGGTGCGCATCCAGGCCGGCAACCCCATCGCCTCCTTCGAGGCCTGCGCCGCCATTGCCGCCGAGGGCTTCGCCGACGAGGTGATCGGCCATTCCCGGGTCGCCTACCTGCCGGTGGGGGTGGTGGCCGCCATCACCCCGTGGAACTACCCCTTGCATCAGATTGCCGCCAAGGTGGCGGCGGCCCTGGCGGCGGGCTGCACCGTGGTGCTCAAGCCCTCGGAAGTGGCGCCCCTCAATGCCTTCGTCCTGGCCGAGGTGATGGCCGAGGCGGGCGTGCCCGCCGGCGTGTTCAACCTGGTCACCGGCCTGGGGCCGGTGGTAGGCGAGGCCCTGGCCGCCCACCCGGTGGTGGACGCGGTGTCGTTCACCGGCTCGACCCGGGCCGGCAAACGGGTGGCGGCCCTGGCCGCCGAGACGGTCAAGCGCGTCTCCCTGGAACTGGGCGGCAAGTCGGCCTCGGTGATCCTGCCCGAGGCGGCGGCCGACGCGGCACTGCTCGCCCAGGCGGTGAAGGGCACGGTGGGGGCCTGCTTCCTCAACTCCGGCCAGACCTGCTCGGCCCTGACCCGGCTGCTGGTGCCGGCGGCCCAGCACGACGCGGCGGCCGAACTGGCGGTGGCGGCGGCCCAGGCCTACGCGCCGGGGGACCCCTTCGCCGAGGCTACCCGCCTCGGCCCCCTGGTCACTCGGGCCCAGCGCGAGCGGGTGCGGGACTTCATCTGCCAAGGGGTGGCCGATGGGGCAACCCTGCTCACCGGCGGCCCCGAGGCGCCGGAAGGATTGGAAACTGGCTGGTACGTGCGCCCCACCGTGTTCGGCGACGTGCGCTCCACCATGACCATCGCCAGGGAAGAGATCTTCGGCCCGGTGCTGGCCATCCTGCCCTACCGGGACGAAGCGGAAGCCCTGCAACTGGCCAACGACACCGCCTACGGCCTGGGCGGCGCGGTGTGGTGCCCGGACGGCGACAAGGCCCTGGCCTTCGCCCGGCAGATGCGCACCGGCCAGGTGGACATCAACGGCGCCTTCTTCAACTTCCAGGCCCCCTTCGGCGGCTTCAAACAGTCCGGCTACGGCCGCGAGCTGGGCCGCCACGGCGTGATGGAGTTCCTGGAACCCCAGTCGGTGCAACTCAAGGCCTGACGCGGCTCTCCAGATGGCATGCCTGGAGATCGGCCACTGGCGCGGGGTTTGAAGGTGGGTTGCTGGAGATTGGCTATTGGCGCGGGGTTCGGGCTGCCCGTGTCACGCCGCCCGGTGCCGGCGCTGCTGTTCCGCCGGCCCGGGATAGTGCCCGGGGCCTGGGGGTCGGGCGGGCGGCGAGGCATAATGGCCTGCTTTTTTAGCGGGAACGACAAATGATGCGCGTGCAGAAAAACGAAGGCGATATCGGGCGCTGTGGTTGCGGCCGCCGCGAGTACTGCGATGGCAGCCACGGGCTGAGCGAGGCGCAGTGGCAGGAGCGGCTGGCGCAAGAGAAAGCAGCCGCCCAGCAGAACACCCCCACCCCCAGTCCCGCGCCGCAAAGCGCCAAATGATCGTGGCCCGTC
This window harbors:
- a CDS encoding diguanylate cyclase, which translates into the protein MPPNAPTPPAPPPLVRPNDRPALAGIAAGVAAVLLGCILYWLLLTDTYRHQVNDIEHQTQLRATQTSQALLAQVESLMTGLDVVAQKLAVDYENQTPASFDKAAQTVVAAYPPGAILQISVVGKTGQVLYSTLPSSPGHPTNIADREHFRVHADGGPGTLFISKPVLGRLSHQWSIQLSRPMHRNGAFDGVVVISLSPGHISNFFRSVFGSGNDVVVLLRQDGSFLARSKDEDEVMGKTAPQRNYLQLKDQSQGSYEVAARTDGIVRYYAWTRARAYPLIVNVGLDKEAALAGVRQTIRTGRLRNLVGTAAVLAGTLAIAWLLLFRLRAKAQLRAKDERLHKLVTQVPGAIYQYRLDPDGSSCFPYASPGIADIYELDPAELAVSAARVFERIHPDDLAQVSASIGASAQHLTPWDDKYRVTTNLGGIRWLHGFAQPERQPDGSILWHGYLHDITAEHTIQQALQESEERLRLTLDAVQDGLWEWDSAQGTLHWDRRCYELLGYPDQAFPMGLGAFFDLVHPLDLERCRIDQAQHLAPGQIYRTEFRLRRADGDWLWVESRGQLLSRSEHRPARMLGTLSDISERVTQAQVRRALLDQSAAAIFLATPDRRISHANARALELFAPDDQTLVGRSFRTLHPDDASFAAFSAHYQTLRQAGSIRLEWCLRDNRGQLRWFSARGSLLDEDAPNGNVIWTLLDTDAQHRAMDALALARQRLTAIIEQFPGGVLVEDQGEQRIIIANQAFCALSGTGTTPQELVGRPHAELAAQLPTGLLAPPASDEDAPTDAVEWEWSLADGRSLAVERITLQGAGAPIGLFWFIRDISEHKRRETALAALAATDPLTGLANRRTFMARMHDELSEQRRGRDEPSVLVMLDLDHFKRVNDTYGHAAGDQVLQHLAGLMQADLRRDDLAGRLGGEEFAILLSRCDLEGGSVLAERLRADLERTPVNTDAGPVHVTASLGITLLRPPVDSPEDCLARADAAQYEAKHRGRNRVVVWTTTMGVASNRSAQPQAEAEALPAP
- a CDS encoding aldehyde dehydrogenase family protein: MIVRDAFYIDGRWVPPSGSGTQEVVNPATEQPLGRVPLGDAADADAAVRAARAAFPAWSRTAPAERGALLAKVAAGLKARQQEIGELIAREVGMPLKLAVRIQAGNPIASFEACAAIAAEGFADEVIGHSRVAYLPVGVVAAITPWNYPLHQIAAKVAAALAAGCTVVLKPSEVAPLNAFVLAEVMAEAGVPAGVFNLVTGLGPVVGEALAAHPVVDAVSFTGSTRAGKRVAALAAETVKRVSLELGGKSASVILPEAAADAALLAQAVKGTVGACFLNSGQTCSALTRLLVPAAQHDAAAELAVAAAQAYAPGDPFAEATRLGPLVTRAQRERVRDFICQGVADGATLLTGGPEAPEGLETGWYVRPTVFGDVRSTMTIAREEIFGPVLAILPYRDEAEALQLANDTAYGLGGAVWCPDGDKALAFARQMRTGQVDINGAFFNFQAPFGGFKQSGYGRELGRHGVMEFLEPQSVQLKA